Proteins encoded together in one Neobacillus sp. FSL H8-0543 window:
- a CDS encoding 4Fe-4S binding protein codes for MKSKNWYVKQFKKKPVQITRYVVQAVFLFFMLYIGLRFYQFYMHFETLGQTPFVDRPPAVEGFLPISALMGLKVWLDIGEFDLIHPAGLVLISFFVFGAIIYRRSFCSWFCPVGTVSELLAKLGRKLFKRNFEIPKWLGWLLLPIKYLLLLFFVGMVIIMPTYSAIQFLNEPYNKISDVKMLLFFLNIGGVGLVVVSLLVILSIFYRNIWCRFLCPYGALIGLGSIFRISKVRRNEETCTNCEMCTKVCPSRVTVHKVEAVNSLNCTGCMACVEACPVKDTLNMTVVNKKVSKWFIPVTFLVLFFLVVGFAKITGHWETIITYEEWQQLIPLAKNIK; via the coding sequence ATGAAATCCAAGAACTGGTATGTTAAACAGTTTAAGAAAAAGCCGGTTCAAATAACAAGATATGTCGTTCAAGCGGTATTTCTGTTCTTTATGTTATATATTGGCTTGCGCTTTTACCAATTTTACATGCATTTTGAAACCTTAGGACAAACTCCATTTGTTGACCGGCCACCAGCCGTCGAAGGGTTTCTGCCTATTAGTGCCTTAATGGGCTTAAAGGTTTGGCTTGATATTGGAGAGTTTGATCTGATTCATCCTGCTGGACTCGTCTTAATTAGCTTTTTTGTTTTTGGTGCAATTATTTACCGAAGGTCGTTTTGCAGCTGGTTCTGTCCTGTTGGAACAGTGAGTGAGTTGTTAGCAAAATTAGGCCGGAAGCTATTTAAAAGGAACTTTGAAATTCCGAAATGGCTTGGTTGGCTGTTACTCCCAATAAAGTATTTATTATTGCTGTTTTTTGTTGGGATGGTCATCATCATGCCGACTTACAGTGCCATCCAATTTCTTAATGAACCGTATAATAAAATCTCTGATGTTAAAATGCTGCTATTTTTCTTAAATATTGGAGGAGTTGGCTTAGTAGTTGTTAGTTTGCTAGTTATTCTTTCTATATTTTATAGAAACATCTGGTGCAGATTTTTGTGCCCGTATGGAGCGCTCATTGGGCTTGGTTCAATATTTAGAATCTCGAAAGTACGCAGAAATGAAGAGACCTGTACAAATTGTGAAATGTGTACAAAGGTATGCCCATCGAGAGTAACTGTTCATAAGGTGGAAGCAGTGAATAGCCTTAATTGTACAGGATGTATGGCATGTGTCGAAGCATGTCCAGTAAAAGATACATTAAATATGACAGTAGTAAATAAAAAGGTTAGCAAGTGGTTTATACCTGTAACTTTCCTTGTTTTATTTTTCCTTGTAGTTGGATTTGCAAAAATCACCGGTCACTGGGAAACCATCATTACGTATGAAGAATGGCAACAATTGATTCCTTTGGCAAAAAATATTAAGTAA